The Helianthus annuus cultivar XRQ/B chromosome 16, HanXRQr2.0-SUNRISE, whole genome shotgun sequence genome includes a window with the following:
- the LOC110916843 gene encoding floral homeotic protein PMADS 1, producing the protein MARGKIQIRKIENSTNRQVTYSKRRNGLFKKANELTVLCDAKVSIIMVSCTDKLHEYISPSVTTKQFFDHYQKASGIDLWNSHYEKMQEEMRQLKEVNKNLRRQIRQRLGDCLENLGFEQLLDLEKESQEAVYIIRERKLKVIGNKLETLKKKVRSAQDVYKKLMHEFDIRGDDPQYGMIEDAGEYEAMYGYPPHIASTPQILTLRLQPNHPENLHAVASDLTTYALLG; encoded by the exons ATGGCAAGGGGAAAGATCCAGATCAGGAAGATCGAGAACTCAACGAACAGGCAGGTGACGTATTCCAAGAGAAGAAACGGACTGTTCAAGAAGGCGAATGAGCTCACAGTGTTGTGTGATGCTAAAGTCTCCATTATCATGGTGTCTTGCACTGATAAGCTTCATGAATATATAAGCCCTTCTGTTAC GACGAAGCAGTTTTTTGATCATTATCAGAAGGCATCTGGAATTGATCTTTGGAACTCTCATTATGAG AAAATGCAAGAGGAAATGAGACAACTGAAAGAAGTGAACAAAAATCTTAGAAGGCAAATTCG GCAAAGGCTGGGTGATTGCTTGGAAAATCTAGGTTTTGAACAACTGCTTGATCTTGAGAAGGAGTCACAGGAGGCTGTATACATCATTCGCGAACGCAAG CTCAAAGTGATTGGTAATAAGTTGGAGACTTTGAAGAAGAAG GTGAGGAGTGCTCAAGACGTATACAAAAAGCTCATGCATGAATTT GATATTCGAGGAGATGATCCACAGTACGGGATGATAGAAGACGCAGGAGAGTATGAAGCCATGTATGGATACCCGCCACATATCGCTTCCACGCCGCAGATCCTAACTCTACGGCTGCAGCCTAATCATCCAGAAAATCTTCATGCTGTTGCTTCAGACCTCACCACCTATGCCTTGCTTGGCTAG